A genome region from Panicum virgatum strain AP13 chromosome 4K, P.virgatum_v5, whole genome shotgun sequence includes the following:
- the LOC120703685 gene encoding acyl-coenzyme A oxidase 3, peroxisomal-like translates to MDPAVSPAGRRAAAIARHLAAGALPVPPPLAAAAALLGPSPCLSYAPPESAENAPAFPPTELRALLDGHHLMERDWVFRVMEESQLFCPRQRGGGSRVFVAPDYNDGKEAQREATMRRIAHLAQRGVFRGWLTEPGAEVELRKLALLECLGVYDHSLAIKIGVHFFLWGSAIKFLGTKRHHDKWLLATENYDVKGCFAMTELGHGSNVRGIETIATYDSKAREFIINTPCESAQKYWIGGAANHATHTIVFSQLHINGKSEGVHAFLAQIRDEDGNVLPDIHIADCGHKIGLNGVDNGRIWFQNIRVPRENLLNFVADVLPNGQYVSVIDDPDQRFAAFLSPLTLGRVNIAVNSVYISKVGLAIAVRYGLSRRAFSLTPDDPEMLLLDYPSHQRRLLPLLAKVCLMSSAGNFMKKMYVKRTPEMSKAIHIYSSALKATLTWQNMITLQECREACGGQGLKTENRIGIFKAEFDVQSTFEGDNNVLMQQVSKALYAEFLAAQKKKKPFKGLGLEHLNGQNPVIPDKLTSSILRSSKFQMDLYCLRERDLLKQFTEEVSLHLAQGKSREKALMLSYQLAEDLARAFTERTILQIFLADEMNVPSGSLKEVLLLLRSLYVMVSIDESVSFLRYGYLSRDNVASVRNEVLKLCSELKPHALAVVSSFGIPDAFLSPLAFDWIEANALSTGSH, encoded by the exons ATGGACCCCGCCGTGTcccccgccggccggcgcgcggccgccaTCGCGcggcacctcgccgccggcgcgctccCCGTTCCACCGCCCCtcgctgccgcggccgcgctgctgGGCCCCTCCCCTTGCCTCAGCTACGCGCCGCCGGAGTCGGCCGAGAACGCGCCGGCTTTCCCGCCCACAGAGCTCCGTGCGCTACTTGACGGGCACCATCTCATGGAGCGCGACTGGGTGTTTCGCGTCATGGAGGAGAGCCAGCTATTTTGCCCGCGTCAGCGTGGCGGCGGGAGTAGGGTCTTCGTGGCGCCGGATTACAACGACGGGAAGGAGGCGCAGCGGGAGGCCACGATGCGGCGCATCGCGCACCTGGCGCAGCGAGGTGTGTTCCGCGGGTGGCTCACCGAGCCCGGAGCCGAGGTTGAGCTCCGCAAGCTCGCGCTGCTCGAGTGCCTAGGTGTCTACGACCACTCCCTCGCCATCAAGATCGGCGTCCACTTCTTTCTCTG GGGCAGTGCTATCAAGTTTCTTGGAACAAAGCGCCACCATGACAAGTGGTTGTTGGCCACGGAAAATTATGATGTCAAGGGTTGTTTTGCAATGACAGAACTAGGCCATGGAAGCAAT GTGCGAGGAATAGAGACAATAGCAACTTATGATTCAAAAGCAAGAGAGTTTATCATAAATACTCCATGTGAATCAGCTCAGAAGTACTGGATTGGTGGAGCTGCTAAC CATGCGACGCATACAATAGTCTTTTCTCAACTCCATATAAATGGGAAAAGTGAAGGAGTCCATGCTTTTCTGGCTCAAATTAGGGATGAAGATGGAAATGTATTGCCTGATATCCATATAGCTGACTGTGGCCATAAGATTGGATTGAATGGTGTTGATAATGGCCGGATTTG GTTTCAGAATATACGTGTTCCTCGCGAGAACTTGCTTAATTTTGTTGCTGATGTTTTGCCAAATGGGCAATATGTTAGCGTGATAGATGATCCGGATCAG AGGTTTGCAGCTTTCCTTTCTCCACTTACACTTGGTCGAGTAAATATTGCAGTTAACTCAGTCTACATTTCAAAG GTAGGCTTAGCAATTGCTGTGAGATACGGTTTGTCGAGGAGGGCCTTTTCATTAACACCAGATGATCCTGAAATGTTGTTGCTTGATTATCCCAGTCACCAGCGACGCCTTCTACCACTGCTAGCAAAAGT ATGTCTGATGAGCAGTGCTGGTAATTTTATGAAAAAGATGTATGTCAAGAGAACTCCTGAAATGAGCAAAGCCATACACATTTATTCTAGTGCCCTGAAGGCCACACTAACTTGGCAGAATATGATTACACTTCAG GAGTGTCGTGAAGCCTGTGGAGGCCAAGGTCTAAAGACTGAGAACCGCATAGGAATTTTCAAAGCTGAATTTGATGTCCAGTCCACATTTGAGGGTGATAATAATGTTCTAATGCAGCAG GTAAGCAAAGCACTTTATGCTGAATTTTTGGCTgcacaaaagaagaagaagccatTCAAGGGATTGGGATTGGAACACTTAAATGGTCAGAACCCTGTTATTCCTGATAAGCTGACAAGTAGCATATTAAGGAGCTCCAAGTTCCAG ATGGACCTGTACTGCTTAAGGGAGAGAGATTTACTAAAGCAGTTCACGGAGGAGGTTTCTCTCCATCTCGCACAAGGAAAAAGCAGAGAAAAGGCTTTGATGCTG AGCTACCAACTTGCTGAAGATTTAGCTAGAGCTTTTACTGAGCGTACAATCCTCCAAATATTTTTGGCAGACGAGATGAATGTTCCTTCTGGTTCCCTAAAG GAGGTGCTGCTCTTGCTGAGGTCTCTGTATGTTATGGTCAGCATAGATGAATCTGTGTCTTTCTTAAGATATGGATATTTGTCACGTGACAACGTAGCCAGTGTGCGGAATGAAGTCCTGAAACTGTGCAGTGAACTCAAGCCCCATGCGCTTGCTGTTGTCAGTTCTTTTGGAATCCCTGATGCATTCCTTAGTCCACTTGCTTTTGACTGGATTGAGGCAAATGCTCTGTCAACTGGGAGCCACTAA